The Alnus glutinosa chromosome 1, dhAlnGlut1.1, whole genome shotgun sequence region agaaaatggttgggcaactgctgctagtgctctaagagtCTTGATTTTTGGTGGCATTTTCATCAGATTTGAATTCtcttgagtgcaaacaattctttgggtTCAACCCATTGGCAAAGTTGGAATATTATCTGATCCGTGTAGAGAGGAGGTTTTGCACGAATATGAGGTTTATCCGACAGAGGTGGGTGTGCGCACGAAGTGACCCAACCTTAAAAGGGTTCCtcgttgttaaaaaaaaaataaaaaaatattgtttgtgtATGTGTCGCTCCACTATATTGCACACCTCTATTGACTCTAATATCACTTGTTAGAAAGAATGACactttttggagtttttttgtTAGACCATAATATAGCATGTTGAGACACTATCcaatccaaaagcttaagcataTGAGTTTGGGCTCAACTACGTTATATTTACACTTCACAGTTATGATGTCATTTTAATATGTGACtcaatctttttaatttttttacactcACACTTGTATActttaatatcatgttaaattaaaacatattccaaaatgatgaatttaatacaTGATTGTTAAGCTAGCCAACTTTAGTCTTTGGAGTGAATTCGCTGTCCATATTGATAGCAAACTGATCAATGTTTGTAACTTTCACATGGCAAACAGTTTGGAATGTCAACCGCACTGGAAACTATATGTGGGCAAGCTTATGGAGCTCAGCAATATAAAAAAGTAGGAAATCAAACTTACACTGCTATTTTCTGTCTATTATTGGTTTGTCTCCCTCTGTCTCTTCTGTGGATCTACATGGGAAAGCTACTCGCTTTCATGGGCCAAGACCCTGTAATTTCACATGAAGCCGGTAAATTTATAGTGTGCCTCATTCCTGCACTCTTTGCCTACGCAACTCTTCAAGCTCTTGTTCGATATTTCCAGACGCAAAGTTTAATCATCCCCATGCTAGTAAGCTCTTGTGTCACCCTTTGTTTCCATATACCTTTATGCTGGGTTTTGGTATTCAAGTCTAGACTACAACATCTTGGAGGAGCATTGGCTATTGGTATGTCATATTGGTTGAACGTTATTTTACTCGGATTATACATGAAGTACACTAGTGCCTGTGCAAAAACCAGGGCCCCCATTTCTGTCGAGGTGTTCCAAGGAATTGGAGAGTTCTTCCGTTTTGCTATCCCTTCTGCTGTAATGATTTGGTGATTTTTCTCCTACTCTTTTTCAGTCATAGAACaaccttgtttttttctttttaacttctATGTATGTTTTCTCATGTTTGGTTTTTCATAGCCTTGAATGGTGGTCATTCGAGCTGCTTACCTTGCTGTCGGGGTTTTTACCAAATCCGGAGCTTGAAACTTCAGTACTGTCCGTGTGGTATATTAAATTTTTCTACAAGTTTTTCAGATTTAGTTTTATCTCCCATTTGCACTAAAAAAACTTCAGAGACTAATGAGATCAATTCATCAAATGGGATTTAACTAATCTTCGACTTTTCTAAACAGTTTAGCAACACTCTCAACGCTCTACATGATACCAGATGGACTTGGCGCTGCAGCAAGGTTTGCACCAATGCACACACAATATTGATACACAGCTGATAATATATGCATGTAATTCTGCTTAAATTGTATGAAAAATGTTCTGTTTTTGGTGGGAATTGTAGCACTAGAGTTTCAAATGAGTTAGGAGCTGGGAACCCACAAGCGGCACGTTTAGCTGTCACTGTTGTGATGCTTATTACAGTCACAGAAGCACTCATAGTAAGCTCAGCCTTTTTTGCCAGCCGCCATGTTTTTGGTTACATTTTCAGCAATGAGAAGGAAGTAGTAGACTATGTCACAACCTTGGCTCCTCTGGTATGTCTGTCGGTTGTGCTGGACAGCTTACATGGAGTCCTTTCAGGTTAATGCATGTTTTCTTCCCTATTGTCAAAACTCAATTACATTTCAAGGATTCTGATTGATATTTGCCTTACGTGTCTGGctggtttatttttatgtctgGGTTGACTATATTTCCagttacaacaaacaaaaatacagaATTCAATTCAAAGCTTCTATTCTCTAGTTATTTTAACACTTGGGTAACTCCATCTATTGTTCCTATAAATCAGGTGTTGCTAGGGGATGTGGGTGGCAGGACTTAGGTGCTTATGTTAACCTCGGGGCATACTATCTTTGTGGACTTCCAGCTGGTGCCATATTGGGTTTTTGGGTACAGTTGAAAGGAAAGGGCCTTTGGATTGGAATACTAATTGGTTCTTCTGTGCAAGCACTTCTGCTCTCTCTCGTAACAAGTTATACAGACTGGGGAAAACAGGTCTATCCTCCTCTTTTAATGTCTTCAAGCCTTTGATCTTAAGTTATGTTTGGTACGTAGAATGGCTATTCTAACATCAAAGCTATTCTATTCCACCTTCTTCCATTCCTAATAAaagttattcatttttctaagggttaaatacctctaaggtccctgagttttgacaactttattttttagttcctgagtttcaattcgcatcacagatgatacatcaattttgggaaatgaccaaattagtgcctcggttaacttctccgcccaaaaattaacggtccgccacgtgtcaacctcagaagttgacacgtggcactatataaaaaataaaaaaataaaaaatctttaaaaattaattaa contains the following coding sequences:
- the LOC133860464 gene encoding protein DETOXIFICATION 14-like produces the protein MEKSLLVTERQVKTEGCLSITRGVFAQEAKRVGYLAGPMVAVNLSQYFLQIISIMMVGHHGELALSSTAIAISLAAVSGFSPVFGMSTALETICGQAYGAQQYKKVGNQTYTAIFCLLLVCLPLSLLWIYMGKLLAFMGQDPVISHEAGKFIVCLIPALFAYATLQALVRYFQTQSLIIPMLVSSCVTLCFHIPLCWVLVFKSRLQHLGGALAIGMSYWLNVILLGLYMKYTSACAKTRAPISVEVFQGIGEFFRFAIPSAVMICLEWWSFELLTLLSGFLPNPELETSVLSVCLATLSTLYMIPDGLGAAASTRVSNELGAGNPQAARLAVTVVMLITVTEALIVSSAFFASRHVFGYIFSNEKEVVDYVTTLAPLVCLSVVLDSLHGVLSGVARGCGWQDLGAYVNLGAYYLCGLPAGAILGFWVQLKGKGLWIGILIGSSVQALLLSLVTSYTDWGKQASKARERIYEGRSSVENRLLT